DNA sequence from the Thermofilaceae archaeon genome:
CCGGCAGCATAATCGCTTCGAGTTTCCGGGCGGAGGCTCGTGGCGTGCCGGTCTGTCACCGGAAAGACTAAAACGGCTCTCTCGATATCGAATCCCGATGAGGTTTCAGCGGTACAAGGAGAAGATCGAGTATATCATTGAGGCTTTGAGCGAGATCCCTGAACGGCCTGAAAGGCCGATTGAGGTTAGCGGGACGTTTTACAATCTCTTACTTCGATCGAAGCTGCCATGGATACCTGTGCGATGCTTGTCAAGGATCTCGGCAGGCGCGTTGAAGACGATTACACGAATATCGAGTACCTCCGAGAAATCGGAGTGATCGATGAGGAGCTAGCTACAAAGCTGAAGATGTGCAATGGGTTGAGGAACTGGCTGGTTCACAGGTACAACAGGTTGGATAAGAAGCTGGTTCTCGAGTCCGTCGATAGGGTTAAGGAGACGCTTTTCGAGTTCATAAGGAGGGTTGAGAATGCGCTCGAAGCCCAGTCTCGAGGAGATTAAGAGGGATCTCCAAGCTCTCTCGAGCTTCGAAGCGGTTGTCTTCGGCTCCTACGTGACAGGGGAGTTTAGAGAGGGGTCGGACATTGACGTAGCTGTGATTACGAGGCTGAAGGATCAGGGTAAGAACCTGGAGATTCAGCGCAGCCTCATCGGCAGGTTTAAGCCGATCTACGATGTGAGGGTTTTCGAGTTGCTACCATTGAAGGTGAAAGCCTCGATCATC
Encoded proteins:
- a CDS encoding DUF86 domain-containing protein, encoding MEAAMDTCAMLVKDLGRRVEDDYTNIEYLREIGVIDEELATKLKMCNGLRNWLVHRYNRLDKKLVLESVDRVKETLFEFIRRVENALEAQSRGD
- a CDS encoding nucleotidyltransferase domain-containing protein, giving the protein MRSKPSLEEIKRDLQALSSFEAVVFGSYVTGEFREGSDIDVAVITRLKDQGKNLEIQRSLIGRFKPIYDVRVFELLPLKVKASIIDNYIVLFGDELEISEYFYYWRKVWEDVKHRIEYHRSLEEKLEAIERGRKLKEKLKPGSLEQNPREHSIG